The window CAAGGCATCGTGGAGCCATTTGATTGCGACATACCAGGTGATCATGCCCTTGGGGCTGAGGTCCATATCTATGGTATGCCGCAGCAGTGTTTTTTCGTCTCCTATCGCAATGAGCTCAAAACTATGGGTGCCGGCAAAGCCCTCGGGCTTGGTAAAGGTGAACTCGACTGATTTCCCCGGGTCGTGGTCCGAAACATAGTAGCCGATAGGGCCGTGACCACCGGACGAATGCAGTTTGAGGCCATTGTTTAGGACCATCGGCGGCCAGAGTTCGTGGGGCCATAGGCGATCGTTTTTTGAGGAAAGAGTCGCGAGAATTTCCGACAGCACGGAGGGTGGCTGCTGGTACTTCCTTTGGTGGATATTGGTAATCTTCATTGGCTCTTCGACAACCTCGGTAAGGTGCCCCTGTCTGTCGTGCTTGACCGGTATTGCCGGTACAGCACAGCTGTCCCTTCACTTCCCCCAGTTCTACGGGTGATCCACTTATTTCTCAACAGAAAAGAAAACGGTCAATCCGGAATATCAGCAAGAAAGCCCCGCACCGTCCGCACAAAACTCTCCTGCTCTTCATAAAAGGGCAGATGGCCGCTTTGCTCGAAGACGACAAATCTTGATCCGGGAATCGCGTTATGAATGGCATAGGCGACCGACGGCGCGACGTTCATATCGAAACGGCCGGTGAGGACCAGGGTGGGAAAATGAAAGCTGGCAAGCTGCGGGGTGAAGTCCAGCTCCACCATATCTTTGTGGAGGGCATCGGCAACCGCGCTGTTCGAGTTGATGGTTGTCACTGCCGCCAGATAGCTGTCGCGGTTCTTGGCCGAGTAAAAGAGCATCGAAAAATAGTGCAGGAAATAGGCCCTGTTCGTCGACTCGTCGGTGACACGGAGCCTCTGCATCACCTGGTGGGTTTCCGGAAAGACCTGGGCAAAGAGGAAAATGGTGTCGGAAAAGCGTGGGGCCGCCGAATCGCAGATGATCAGGCCTTCGACCCGCTCCGGGTACCGCACCGCATAGGCCATGGCCAGATAGCCGCCGAAGGAGTGGCCGAAAACGTACATCCGCTGGTACCTCAGATGGGCCCGCAAGGCCTCAATGTCGGCAACCTGGTCGGCAACCGTGCAGGATTGACCGGCCCGCAAGGCCGGTGATTTGCCGACCCCGCGCTGGTCGTAGAAGATAACCTGCCGATCCGCGGCCAGTTCATCCAGGGCCGAGACAGGGTGGAGCGTCGAGTGCATATAGCCATGGTCAACGCCCGGCCCGCCATTGATGACCAGCAGCGGCGTGCCGGTCTTTGCGCCTTGGATTTCATAATAGAGTGTTGCGCCAGGGCCCTGAAAGAGCGTTCCGGACTCGAGCTTCTGAGCAACTGCCGGTAATGCCATCAGATGGCACAACAAGATGATGCTTAGGATTCTGCCCAGGCTTCTCTTCAACTTTATTCTCCACAGTCGAATCAATTAGCGAGTCAGTACCCAGCCTCACGCTGATGGCGTACCGCGACGATCACGGCTTCATTTCCATCATAGTGATATAAAACCACATAACCGCTATTGCTAAAATCGATGAGCCACTCCCTGAACCTAGGATCCATTTCGTCGGCAGGGCGGCCAACTTCCGGATGCTCTGCAATGATTAAGACACTCGTTCGGATTGCCTGGACTGCACGCCTGGCGGCATCTCTATTTTTCTCTGCAAGAAACCGATACAAGCGCTGAACATCGCGTAAAGCAGACGGCGACCAGATCAGACGTGACATTCAGGCGGCTCCGCGTCTTCACCATCTTCTAGCTTTGCCAGCCAGGCATCCGCCTCCGCAGCCGTGACGTGCAAGCCGGTGGCCTGGTATTCATGCCATGCTGAAATGGCATCTTTTCGAAATGATTCGCTTTTTTCTTCCCGTTCGACATATTGAAGTATTGCTTCTTTCATCAGCCAATGGGTTGATCGCTGTTTTAGATCGGCGAGACGCTTAATCCGCTCCTTGACTTCCGAATCAATTTTAACGGCAAGTGCTGTAGTACTCATGATCTTCCTCCCCGGTATATGTTGGTATTACTATTATATACCTTCTGGCTGAAAATATGCAAGCGCAAGCAACAATGGATGATGGCTATCTTGTTAACCTTCCGTATCTTTGCGCAAAAGTGGACAGAGTCGAATTAAAATCTCTTTTCTTGCCAAATCCAAATTTACTCTGACCCCAATTAATTAGGCCGGGAGAAGGCGGAACAGGATGAGGCAGAAGATTTTGATCAGGGTTTTATTCAAGTGTTTTTTCTCTTCAGCTGAATCAGCAAGAGGGTCAGTATCCGACTGCCCACTGATGGGGTACGTATTTTTGCCTAAAAGTGGTCAGGATTGAATTGAAAGTTGCTATTCTTGCTAAATTAAATTTTACTCTGGCCATATATAATAACAAAGTGTGACAAAAGGAATTTCCAGGTTCGAGAATCTGTTAGGTTACTCTTCAATTAATAGTTTTGAATTTTGTTCTAAATACTTAGCCTTCGCATTTTCAGAAATAGAATATTCTTTATCATTTATTTTTATCTTTGTCGCATTAGAAACCAAGCGGAGTGTGTCGGAGGCAATCAATGCAATAGACTTTGTAATTGCTTCTTGTGCTAATTGATCAACCTTTATATTCATTTTGTTGCACTCGTCAATTACTTTAATTTCATTCATTAAAATATCAATAACCTCTTTTTTTCTTGTCATTTTTCCTTCAAAGGTAAATTTTGTAAATATTAGTTCTATAGTTCTTTGTAAAATCAATACGATTAGATCTATTAATTTATCGGAACCAATTAATTTGCCCAGGATAGAACCAGACTCAATTCTTTTTACAACTAAGGGTCTTTGCTTTATATTTGCTATTTCAGAAAGTTCTAGATAAATCTTGTTAATGTAATTTAGTGAATCTATAAATTTTCCAAAATCACTCTCTTTATTATCTAAATGAATTATCAATTCTTTTGAGTCGGTTGTTATATCAAGTATTTTCGTGTTCTCTAAACGGTCTGAGAAACTCAGTAAATATTTATGGTTTTCTTTAAAATTCTGGAGAAGCTCAACAGCCGTCTTTATCGACCCTAACAATGAAGATATTATATGATGATTTCGTGTTTTAATATACTCATAAAGTTGTTTTGTCATTATATCATAATGGATGATAACCCCTTCTATAATATTTATTTCGAAAATATATTCAGAATAATCTGTTGAGTTTTTCATGCTATTAATGGTTTTACTTATTTCTATAAGACTTGCATGATGACCCAACATATTAAAATTTTGCGCGAACTGAGCTTGCTTGTTGATTATATCTTGTCTTTTTTGACTAAGTATTGGAGTAGATTCATTATTTATTCCAGAACTGATTAGTAGATCTATTGATTGTCTATTTAACTCATTTATTTCATCATATAGAATATTTAATTCTATCGTGTATGGTTCTAATTTATTCAGCAATTCTGACAGTTGTTGATATACAGCTAATAATTCATACGATGTCATTTAATTCTCCTATTTGCGCCGAAGGCGTCAAGCTAACAAGGAATTCAAAAGAAACTAGAGAACACTCTTCCCCAAGTGTTTCAAGATTACAAGCCAAATGACAGTTTTAAATAGTTAAGTGCCTATCATCCTAAAGTAAAAATTTTCTCCAGGCAAGCATAAATAGTTAGGAATATCCTCTCTGCAAACGCAGTTTGATTTTTCTCACTTCACCACAAACCGCACCTCTGGCGTGACCACCGGCGCTTCATCCCTATCTTGCCAAACGCGCGCTTGGGCGAGGTGGCTGCCCTGGGAAAGGGGCCACATAAAGGCCTTGGGGTGTTCGCCTGATATGCCGGCAAGCTGGCCGTCGATAATCCATTCCACCCGTTTTGCAGAATAGTTCTCGGATATTTTCATCGGATAGGCCTCGATGGCGTCCGGGATATGCGGATCCATGGCCATCTGCAGGTTAGGGGAGGGTTGCAGGATATGCACTGGGGGCGAGTGCTGTGGCGGAGCGGTGCCGGCAGCGATGGCCCTGTTCGCCGCCGTGCTATGCAGATCGCAGAGGCTTCGCGGCAGGGTGCCGGGCATGAATTTTTCGCTGATGGCCGGGCAGGAGGGGCCGGCCAGCAGGCCACTATGACTGCAGACCTTCGCTTCGGCGAGCAGCGGGCTGGTCGGCAGCGGCTCGGGTTCTTCGAAGCGGCCGAGCTCGGCGAAGATGGTGCGGAGGATGACTGCCGGGCCGGTGCTGCCGGTGAGGCCGCCGGTGGGGTGGCCATCGAGGTTGCCCATCCAGATGCCGACGGTATGGCGGTGATTGAAGCCCACCGCCCAGGCGTCGCGGTGGTCGTTGGAGGTGCCGGTCTTGGCGGCGGTCTGCACCGGGAAGCGGAGGAGGCCGCCGTTACCGA of the Desulforhopalus sp. genome contains:
- a CDS encoding alpha/beta hydrolase, which encodes MALPAVAQKLESGTLFQGPGATLYYEIQGAKTGTPLLVINGGPGVDHGYMHSTLHPVSALDELAADRQVIFYDQRGVGKSPALRAGQSCTVADQVADIEALRAHLRYQRMYVFGHSFGGYLAMAYAVRYPERVEGLIICDSAAPRFSDTIFLFAQVFPETHQVMQRLRVTDESTNRAYFLHYFSMLFYSAKNRDSYLAAVTTINSNSAVADALHKDMVELDFTPQLASFHFPTLVLTGRFDMNVAPSVAYAIHNAIPGSRFVVFEQSGHLPFYEEQESFVRTVRGFLADIPD
- a CDS encoding ribbon-helix-helix protein, CopG family — its product is MSTTALAVKIDSEVKERIKRLADLKQRSTHWLMKEAILQYVEREEKSESFRKDAISAWHEYQATGLHVTAAEADAWLAKLEDGEDAEPPECHV
- a CDS encoding type II toxin-antitoxin system RelE/ParE family toxin yields the protein MSRLIWSPSALRDVQRLYRFLAEKNRDAARRAVQAIRTSVLIIAEHPEVGRPADEMDPRFREWLIDFSNSGYVVLYHYDGNEAVIVAVRHQREAGY